The Sulfitobacter sp. S223 genome has a window encoding:
- the prfA gene encoding peptide chain release factor 1 yields MIPMDRLAQITARFEYLEAAMSTAGGDISKLAKEYSDLRPVVEEIADYRTMLENLEGAREMLGDPDMKELAREEIAEIEQALPAAEAKLQLALLPKDAADARPAMLEIRPGTGGDEAALFAGDLLRMYHRYAEARGWKLEIIEQQTTELGGIKEVVAHITGENVFARLKYESGVHRVQRVPSTESQGRVHTSAATVAVLPEAEDVDIQIAPNDIRIDTYRSSGAGGQHVNTTDSAVRITHIPTGIVVTSSEKSQHRNREIAMQVLKTRLYDAERQRIDSERSDSRAAQVGSGDRSERIRTYNFPQGRMTDHRINLTLYKLDTVMQGDLDEIVDALTADAQAKMLAEMGQ; encoded by the coding sequence ATGATACCCATGGACCGCCTTGCCCAGATTACAGCCCGTTTCGAATACCTCGAAGCGGCGATGTCCACTGCGGGCGGAGATATTTCCAAGCTGGCCAAAGAGTATAGCGATTTGCGCCCGGTGGTGGAAGAGATCGCTGATTACCGCACAATGCTCGAAAATCTCGAAGGTGCCCGCGAGATGTTGGGCGATCCCGATATGAAAGAATTGGCCCGCGAAGAGATAGCAGAGATCGAGCAGGCTTTGCCCGCCGCAGAAGCAAAGCTGCAATTGGCGCTTTTGCCCAAGGATGCAGCCGATGCGCGGCCGGCGATGTTGGAAATCCGTCCAGGCACAGGCGGCGACGAGGCTGCGTTGTTTGCCGGTGACCTGCTGCGCATGTACCACCGCTATGCCGAGGCGCGCGGCTGGAAGCTTGAGATCATCGAACAACAGACCACTGAACTTGGCGGCATCAAGGAAGTCGTGGCGCATATCACCGGCGAAAACGTCTTTGCCCGCCTGAAATACGAAAGCGGCGTGCACCGTGTGCAGCGCGTGCCCAGCACCGAGAGCCAAGGCCGCGTGCATACATCCGCCGCGACAGTCGCGGTTTTGCCAGAGGCCGAGGATGTCGATATCCAGATCGCGCCCAATGACATCCGCATTGATACCTACCGCAGTTCGGGCGCGGGTGGGCAGCACGTCAATACCACGGATTCCGCCGTGCGTATCACCCACATTCCCACTGGCATTGTCGTCACCAGCTCAGAGAAATCCCAGCACCGCAACCGCGAGATCGCGATGCAAGTGCTAAAGACGCGGCTCTATGATGCAGAACGGCAGCGGATAGATAGCGAACGCTCCGACAGTCGCGCGGCGCAAGTAGGCAGCGGTGACCGTTCAGAACGGATCAGAACCTACAACTTTCCGCAGGGGCGGATGACGGATCACCGCATCAACCTGACGCTATATAAACTAGATACCGTGATGCAGGGCGATCTGGACGAAATCGTGGATGCGCTGACAGCGGATGCGCAGGCCAAAATGCTGGCGGAGATGGGGCAGTGA
- the prmC gene encoding peptide chain release factor N(5)-glutamine methyltransferase, whose amino-acid sequence MATATARLRAAGVPDPARDARLLLAHAASVDATRITLIAPEEIAPEISERYEQLISLRVVRVPVSHLIGERAFYGRRFKISREVLDPRPETESLIEAALAAPFERVLDLGTGSGCILVTLLAERQTATGVGVDLSENACLQASANAVLHGVAGRAEVLQSDWFSAVEGRYDLIVSNPPYLAQAEMRDIAPELALYEPAMALTDGADGLSVYRLIAERAQGYLTSQGRVMVEIGWLQGADVKAIFIAAGWADVVILPDLDGRDRVVCAQNPA is encoded by the coding sequence ATGGCCACAGCCACGGCGCGGCTGCGGGCGGCTGGTGTGCCTGATCCCGCGCGCGATGCGCGGCTGCTGTTGGCCCACGCTGCATCGGTGGATGCCACGCGAATTACGCTGATTGCCCCCGAAGAAATCGCGCCTGAAATATCTGAGCGCTATGAGCAGCTCATTTCTTTGCGTGTTGTGCGTGTGCCGGTATCCCACCTGATAGGAGAGCGGGCCTTTTACGGGCGCCGCTTCAAGATCAGCCGCGAGGTGCTGGACCCGCGCCCCGAAACCGAAAGCTTGATCGAGGCGGCCTTGGCGGCCCCGTTTGAGCGGGTGTTGGACCTTGGTACAGGATCGGGCTGTATTCTTGTTACGCTGCTTGCCGAACGGCAAACCGCCACAGGGGTCGGCGTTGATCTGTCAGAAAATGCCTGCCTTCAGGCCAGTGCCAATGCTGTGTTGCACGGTGTTGCCGGTCGCGCCGAGGTCCTGCAATCGGATTGGTTTTCCGCAGTTGAGGGGCGCTACGATCTGATCGTTAGCAATCCACCATACCTTGCACAGGCAGAGATGCGCGATATCGCTCCTGAACTTGCGCTCTATGAACCGGCGATGGCCCTGACGGATGGCGCGGACGGGCTGAGCGTTTACCGCCTGATCGCCGAGCGCGCGCAGGGATATTTAACCTCTCAGGGCCGGGTTATGGTGGAAATTGGCTGGCTACAGGGGGCCGACGTGAAGGCAATCTTTATCGCGGCAGGTTGGGCCGATGTGGTGATTCTTCCTGATCTGGATGGGCGGGACCGTGTTGTTTGCGCCCAAAACCCTGCATAG
- a CDS encoding DUF4167 domain-containing protein, with protein MKPQRSRSRNNKNRNRNSGNQGGNVVNRVFDSSGPEGKVRGTPSQVIEKYNQLARDAQLSNDRVAMENFQQHAEHYLRLLSEAQKEADAKREEQERQNRERQAERDRERQEREAAQQQQQQQQQHQQPTETDPSEQQQPQAPQHETEEASNLVDTPETKPEPKPKTRRAPRRKPKPKEEATEAPKGDSGDQPEVAE; from the coding sequence ATGAAACCTCAAAGATCGCGCTCGCGTAACAACAAGAACCGCAACCGGAACTCCGGGAATCAGGGTGGCAACGTAGTCAACCGTGTGTTCGACAGTTCTGGCCCCGAGGGGAAAGTGCGCGGCACTCCCAGTCAGGTGATCGAGAAATATAACCAGTTGGCCCGCGATGCGCAGCTTAGCAACGACCGCGTTGCGATGGAAAACTTCCAGCAGCACGCAGAGCATTACCTGCGACTGTTGAGCGAGGCGCAGAAAGAAGCTGACGCCAAACGCGAAGAGCAGGAACGCCAGAACCGCGAACGCCAAGCAGAGCGCGACCGCGAACGTCAGGAACGTGAAGCGGCTCAGCAACAGCAACAACAGCAGCAACAACACCAGCAGCCTACCGAAACAGACCCTTCGGAGCAGCAGCAACCTCAAGCCCCCCAGCATGAGACCGAAGAGGCCAGTAATCTGGTGGACACGCCAGAAACCAAGCCTGAGCCAAAGCCAAAGACACGCCGCGCCCCCCGGCGTAAACCAAAGCCCAAAGAGGAGGCTACAGAAGCCCCGAAGGGTGATAGCGGTGATCAGCCCGAAGTGGCAGAATAA
- the rsmA gene encoding 16S rRNA (adenine(1518)-N(6)/adenine(1519)-N(6))-dimethyltransferase RsmA, whose product MSAIDQLPPLRQVITDHGLQARKSLGQNFLLDLNLTAKIARQAGDLTQCDVLEIGPGPGGLTRGLLSEGARRVLAIEKDRRCIPALNEIAAVYEGRLQIIEGDALEVNPLAYLTPPIRVAANLPYNIGTELLVRWLTPPEWPPFWQSLTLMFQREVAERIVATPGSKAYGRLALLAQWRTEAKIVLHLPPEAFTPPPKVSSAVVHLTALPEPRFPADAAILSRTVAAAFNQRRKMLRAALKGTAPDIEDRLIAAGIKPTDRAEQIPLEGFCALAREIAKP is encoded by the coding sequence ATGAGCGCGATTGACCAACTTCCGCCCCTGCGGCAGGTCATCACCGATCACGGGCTTCAGGCCCGCAAATCGCTTGGGCAGAACTTCCTTCTGGATCTGAACCTCACCGCGAAAATTGCCCGTCAGGCGGGCGATCTGACCCAGTGCGATGTGCTAGAGATCGGACCCGGTCCGGGCGGGCTGACACGCGGATTGCTGTCCGAGGGCGCACGCCGCGTGCTGGCAATCGAAAAAGACAGGCGTTGCATACCGGCCCTGAACGAAATCGCCGCCGTTTATGAAGGGCGCTTGCAGATCATCGAAGGCGACGCGCTTGAGGTTAACCCGCTGGCCTATCTGACGCCGCCCATCCGCGTCGCAGCCAACTTGCCCTACAACATCGGCACCGAGTTGCTGGTGCGCTGGCTTACCCCGCCGGAATGGCCCCCTTTTTGGCAAAGCCTGACGTTGATGTTCCAGCGTGAAGTGGCTGAGCGGATTGTGGCCACCCCGGGTTCAAAGGCTTACGGGCGACTGGCGCTGCTTGCGCAGTGGCGCACGGAAGCAAAAATCGTGCTGCACCTGCCGCCAGAGGCTTTCACTCCGCCTCCGAAAGTCTCTAGCGCTGTTGTGCACCTGACAGCCCTGCCAGAGCCGCGCTTTCCTGCCGATGCTGCAATTCTGTCGCGCACTGTGGCTGCCGCCTTTAACCAGCGCCGCAAGATGCTGCGTGCCGCGCTGAAAGGTACGGCACCCGACATCGAAGACCGCCTGATCGCTGCCGGTATCAAACCGACCGATCGCGCGGAACAGATCCCCCTTGAAGGGTTTTGTGCGCTGGCCCGCGAGATCGCCAAACCCTGA
- the pdxA gene encoding 4-hydroxythreonine-4-phosphate dehydrogenase PdxA, translating into MKPVVLTCGEPAGIGPEIAARAWATLAARIPMMWLGDPRHLPAGTPHEVISAASEAAKVSGRALPVLPHAFAAPGTAGTPDPANAIGVIEVIARAVDLVQSGEASAICTAPIHKKALKDGADFAYPGHTEYLAALAGGCDVVMMLASEQLRVVPATIHIALSEVPKALTPALLRRTIEITQTGLIRQFGIAQPRIAISGLNPHAGEGGAMGHEELDWIAPLIAQMNTEGYTLRGPLPADTMFHAAAREGYDAAIAMYHDQALIPIKTLDFDRGVNVTLGLPFIRTSPDHGTAFDIAGKGVANPSSMVEAIRMAHRMATA; encoded by the coding sequence ATGAAACCCGTTGTATTGACCTGCGGAGAGCCTGCAGGCATCGGGCCGGAAATTGCAGCGCGTGCATGGGCAACCCTTGCCGCGCGCATTCCCATGATGTGGCTGGGTGATCCGCGCCATCTGCCCGCTGGCACCCCGCATGAGGTTATCAGCGCAGCCTCGGAGGCCGCAAAGGTCAGCGGCCGCGCCCTGCCCGTGTTGCCCCATGCCTTTGCCGCCCCCGGCACCGCAGGTACACCTGATCCAGCCAACGCAATCGGCGTTATCGAGGTGATTGCCCGTGCCGTTGATCTGGTTCAATCGGGCGAAGCCAGCGCAATCTGCACCGCGCCAATCCACAAAAAGGCGCTCAAAGACGGGGCCGATTTTGCCTATCCCGGCCATACAGAATACCTTGCCGCTTTGGCGGGTGGCTGTGATGTGGTCATGATGCTTGCCTCGGAGCAGCTGCGCGTGGTCCCCGCGACCATCCATATTGCCCTCTCCGAGGTGCCAAAAGCGCTGACACCCGCCCTGCTTCGTCGCACCATCGAGATCACCCAGACCGGCCTGATCCGTCAGTTCGGCATCGCGCAGCCACGTATCGCCATCAGTGGACTGAACCCGCACGCCGGTGAAGGTGGCGCCATGGGCCACGAAGAGCTTGACTGGATCGCGCCCTTGATCGCGCAGATGAACACCGAAGGCTACACTTTGCGCGGTCCGTTACCTGCGGACACGATGTTCCATGCCGCAGCCCGCGAAGGCTATGATGCGGCGATTGCCATGTACCATGATCAGGCGCTGATCCCGATCAAGACCCTTGATTTTGACCGCGGTGTGAACGTGACGCTGGGGCTTCCCTTTATCCGCACATCCCCCGATCACGGCACCGCCTTTGACATCGCAGGCAAAGGCGTCGCCAACCCTTCAAGCATGGTAGAGGCGATCCGCATGGCACACCGAATGGCAACAGCATGA
- a CDS encoding peptidylprolyl isomerase, which produces MFKLTPALAAFGLIASLAAPVAAQNMFAPVATINDSVVTEFEVQQRVRFLQILNARGATRKAAIESLIDERLRGEAIREAGMVLSDEGMNEALEEFAGRANLSRAEFTEALSRAGVAPETFRDFVLSGVAWRDLIRARYGSRVSVSEAEIDRALASQGSGGSNIRVLVSEIIIPAPPPQAARVAGIAEEIAQTKSPTEFSNYARRYSATASRGAGGRLPWQDLSNLPPVLQPLLLALAPGEVTQPLNIPNAVALFQLRDIEETSAPVQSYSAIEYAAYYMAGGRSEQTLQQAANLKAQVDVCDDLYAFAKGQPESVLDRETRTPAEVPKDFAIELSKLDPGEVSTTLTRSDGQALVFLMLCGRTAEQNAEVSREDVAGSIRQRRLSSFADSLLAELRAEARISVK; this is translated from the coding sequence ATGTTCAAACTAACGCCCGCTCTCGCCGCCTTTGGTCTGATTGCATCCCTTGCAGCCCCTGTTGCTGCACAAAATATGTTCGCCCCTGTGGCCACGATTAATGACAGCGTGGTGACAGAGTTCGAAGTGCAGCAGCGCGTGCGTTTTCTGCAAATCCTCAATGCACGCGGCGCGACCCGCAAGGCCGCCATCGAAAGCCTTATCGACGAGCGTTTGCGCGGCGAAGCGATCCGCGAAGCCGGCATGGTCCTAAGCGACGAAGGCATGAATGAAGCGCTGGAAGAATTCGCCGGCCGCGCCAACCTGAGCCGTGCAGAATTCACCGAGGCCCTTTCCCGCGCAGGCGTTGCACCCGAAACCTTTCGTGACTTTGTTCTGAGCGGTGTGGCATGGCGCGATCTGATCCGCGCGCGCTACGGCTCAAGAGTGAGCGTCTCGGAAGCCGAGATTGACCGCGCATTGGCATCGCAAGGCTCCGGCGGGTCCAACATTCGCGTGTTGGTGTCAGAAATCATTATCCCTGCTCCGCCCCCACAGGCTGCGCGCGTTGCGGGCATCGCAGAAGAAATCGCTCAGACCAAATCCCCGACAGAGTTCTCCAATTATGCCCGCCGCTATTCTGCCACAGCCAGCCGCGGTGCCGGTGGACGCCTGCCTTGGCAGGACCTCAGCAATCTCCCGCCGGTGTTGCAGCCACTGCTTCTGGCGCTTGCGCCGGGTGAAGTCACCCAGCCGCTGAACATCCCCAATGCTGTGGCACTGTTCCAGTTGCGCGACATCGAAGAAACTAGCGCGCCGGTCCAAAGCTATTCCGCCATTGAATACGCGGCCTACTACATGGCAGGTGGCCGTTCAGAGCAGACCCTGCAGCAAGCGGCCAACCTGAAGGCGCAAGTGGACGTTTGTGATGACCTCTATGCGTTTGCCAAGGGCCAGCCTGAATCAGTGTTGGACCGTGAAACGCGCACGCCTGCCGAAGTGCCAAAAGATTTCGCCATCGAACTGAGCAAGCTGGATCCGGGTGAAGTTTCCACCACACTCACCCGTTCTGACGGACAGGCGCTGGTGTTTCTCATGCTCTGCGGCCGCACAGCCGAGCAGAACGCCGAAGTCAGCCGTGAGGACGTCGCGGGATCAATCCGCCAACGCCGTCTATCAAGCTTTGCCGACAGTCTGCTGGCAGAGCTGCGCGCCGAAGCCCGCATCAGCGTGAAATGA